The Zootoca vivipara chromosome 5, rZooViv1.1, whole genome shotgun sequence genome includes the window AGAGAGAAACTAGCAGGAGTTGCTCAGATCTGCTGCTTTGAAGCTCTGAAGGACACAGCCTCTCAATGAAGAACCCAAAGCTACCAGGCCTCTCAAAATGCTGCTCTTGTTAATCAATTAAGCCTGCATAAATTTGCATAGCAACATAAGAAGCCAAGCTAAGCTGCTGAGCCACTGAGATCCTTATAGTCTCCAAAGACATGCGGAGGCACCCAAGGGGTTCagaccaggggaggggggggggtcttttccaGCCTTCCTTGCAGATGCTGCTGGGGATTTCATAgacttttagagttggaagggccatctagtacaacccccagCAGTGCCCcacctggggctggtgggagttgtagtccgaaacctctggggggcaccaggttgggggaaggctgcagccagagaggagaggagctggACCACCTGGAATAGGGAGTCCCATCGGATGGGcaccaccacaaagaaggccccGTCCCACCAACTGCACTTTAGGCAGGTGTgtagccagggggcagggggcaactgccccccatcaagtaaataaataaaaaatacttaactaactgatcaATGAGGTTTCTCAcacccccccaacataaatcctggctatgcccagtgcttttttctggggggaacgcaggggtacgcatacccctaagcattttgtgaatctaagtttggcctcattgaggggcagtatttcaatatgagcaggaaaatgagagtacccatgaacatttttttaaggaaaaaaaaacactggctaGTCCCATGACCTTAGACACCAattgacctttagaagacaggtCGTGGCCTTTTGTCTGAAACCCAAAGTGCCTGGGCAAGATCGTAGAGGAGGCAACCAATGAATATCCAGGTCCCAAATAGCTTTTAAATCAGGTAACCTGACTTAAAAATCAACAAAGGTCCAAGGTACCCGAATGTGGCACCAAGACCCTCCAGTGTCTTGTTCCCTGCAAGACTGCTGCGCTGGGCCAAGGTCTATTGCACCCGCTTGCAACTATTCCAGAGGGCAGTTTTCACATTTTATTCTATTTACTCCCTTTATACCCCACCTCTCCCccagggagctcaaggcggcattgCATgggtctccctctccccatttcatcctcacaacaaccctgtgaggtagaactaggctgagaggcagtgactggcccaaagtcatctAGTAAGCTTCCTGgcaaagtggggatttgaaccctggtctctaccAGTTCCTAGTCTGGCAcgctaaccattatgccacatgTCCAAGGAAGgtctgttttattttcttctgcaaaaacaaacaaaccaccacttCCTGCTTGGGGGGCCCTGGACAGCGGCAGCCCTGAAAGCCACGGGCAAAGCCCAGAGGCCAGCAAGGCTTACCTGGGGCCACATTCAAGTATCTGAAGAACTGCCACATGGAAGGTGAGGAAGCGTGTTTTCTGACGCACCAGATGGCAACAAGAAAGAgttcgactaaacatcaggaagaactttctgatggtaggaGCCCTTTGAAAGTGGAAGGGATgccctcagaaggtgatggactctcctttcttggaagtttttgtgggaatgttgagggtggtAGGAGAGGacatattgattaaatattatccttcctctcTCATGCCAGTGAactagtagcagagcacattccctagTACATAGCAGGAAGCAAGTTGATAGATTTGTTAGAACCATTTGAGTTAAGCAATTCAgactggcttgtccagattgggttgttcctggtagatccttttaaaggtaaaggtaaagggacccctgaccattagatccggcgtacagcttccaggtcatgtggccagcatgactaagccgcttctggcaaaccagagccgcacacggaaacgctgtttaccttcccaccggagcggtacctatttagtaCCTATCCCCTTTAgctccctcttaaaaacaataatgacacaacagtcttctttcaGAAAGTAACAAGTTTTACATACATTCAGTCCACAGTTtgttcctgaaggcaggcttgagTTTTTAGTTACAGTTACAGGGAAAGGGTTTGTCCTTTTGTGAGGagtgagcccatgtgctgctggctgagagccagcacacAGCAAAAGTATCAAGAtggcaaaagagaaagaaaaaaaaggcaaaagaggAAGATGGTTGTGTGACTAGCCCCTTTAGGGGGTCTCCCAGGGTctcgcccatctacctggtcacacacagggggaggatgctccagaccaggtgtggctggggcaacattCCCCTGTGAGTCCACTCTGAGAAAACAGGAAATGTTACATTTGACTGCTTTTGTGATGTTACATCCCACTGTTTTAAAGCAGAGAGtggatggatggccatctctcaagGATCCTTGCACTTTACTTCATACAtgatagtagcagtagtagtagtagtagtagtaccgtagtagtaatAATTGAtcatttattccccagccactctgggcggatcccAACcgtatattaaaaacacaatacagcattaaacattaaaagcttccctaaacagggctgccttcagatgtcttctaaaagtcagatagttgcttattgccttgccatctgatgggagggcgttccacatgagAGGCAACTGAGGGGATGACACCCTTCCAACGCCACAATTCTGTCATTCAGGCGGTTGCATGGCCACCTGAATGCGAGGGATTCTTTAGctctgcttcctgcattgcatgaggtCGGCCAGCATGGCCCGCATGGtttccttcaaactctacaattctacaattctaggaccTCATAAGGGAATCTCTTTCACTggggatttttaagcagaggttgggtggccagccATCAGGGATTCTTTCCCTgcaattgcagggggctggactagaggacccttgggggtcccttccagctctggaatTCCGTGGTTCTATGGGAAATTCCGTGGTTCTATGCCTTGATCTCCTTTCTGCCGAGTCACTGCTATTCCCAGCGCCCTGGAAGCCGCCAGGGGAGAGGCAGCGAGGCAAAGAAGTTGCATGCCATGACTTTAATGAGAGGCGACAGGACGTTTACCGAGTCCCTCTCAGCTGCGGCATTTTACTCCCGATTAGCTCCGCGTGGTGCAGGCGCGCACGGACTTCTGCCACCAGCCTTCCCTTCCCAGCCAGTGCTTCCACAGAACAGGCAGGGGCCGGCGCCAGAACAGCTGCAGGGGCGCAGGGGCTGGCAAACTGCCGGTGCTCAGGGGGATTCAGCCCCAATGGCTTTCTTCGAAGACTGGGAGACATTGTGGCCGCCTCGCCCTGGGCTTGCGCCGAGGGAAGGAGACAGCTGCTGGCAAGGCAGATCgtggaatcctagaatcatagttggaagggccACCCTGCCCCAGGGTCACCTGGTCCAAACTCCCTttggaatcgcagctaaagcatccctgacagatagccatccaacctctggttaaaagtctccaaggaaggaaggaaggaaggaaggaaggaaggaaggaaggaaggaaggaaggaaggaaggaaggaaggaaggaaggaaggaaggggaggaggagtttggatttgctatcccgctttatcactaccctaaggagtctcaagggacgcgggtggcgctgtggtctaaaccacagagcctagggcttgccgatcagaaggtcggcggttcaaatccccgcgacggggtgagctcccgttgctcggtcccagctcctgccaacttagcagtttgaaagcacgtcaaagtgcaagtagataaataggtaccgctacagcgggaaggtaaacggcgtttccgtgtgctgctctggttcgccagaagcagctttgtcatgacctggaagctgtacgcctgcagacaaatgccggctccctcggcctatagagcaagatgagaacacaaccccagagttgtccgcgactggaccaaacTGTTAGGGGTACTTTattactttacctttaccaaggagtctcaaagcagctaacaatctcctttcccttcctcccccacaacaaacactctgtgaggtgagtggggctgagagacttcagagaagtgtgactagcccaaggtcacccagcagctgcatgtggaggagcggagacgcgaacccggttccccagattacgagtctaccgctcttaaccatgacacaacactggctctccaccacctcctgagggagtctgtttcactgtggaacagctcttactgtcaggaagttcttcctggtgtttagtcagaatctcctttcttgcaacttgaagccatgggtttgagtcctcccctctggagcaggagaaaacaagcttgctccatcttccatgtgccagcccttgagatatttgaagatggctctcatatctcctctcacattttctctctccctggctaaacatgcccatctccctcaaatgttcctcataaggctaggTTTCCAGACCCACCTTCATATTGGTCGCCCTCCTCTACACACACCTCTTGCATCTGTTCCAAGAACTCTGTGTATGAACAGAAGCATCGAATCCCAAATCCTTCCATCATTTGGTGAAGGAGGCTAAACTGGTCCCCcctcttttatctgccctgaatgtCATGTCCATTTGTACATGGCCTCAGCAAGAAATCACCACCACATTTGGACTAGACACTGGTTCAGGTTTGTAACACACTGAGGTTCTTTCCCACACTGAGCTTTGTGTAACGCAGAGAAGCCAATGCTGTGGTCTCCAGAGGTGGTTGAGCTCCCTCcctcatcaatcccagccagcaaggccaatggtgaGAGAAGAAGGGCTCCTGTATCTGTCAgtcaataaaattattaattaattaattaattaattaataccccacccacccactctgggcagctcccagattaaaagcaaataaaacatccaacattaaaaacttccctaaacagggctgtcttcaaatgacttctaaaagtcagatagtggtttatttccttgacatctgatgggagggcgttccacagggtgggcgccaccaccaagaaggccctctgcctggttccctgtaacttcgcttctcgcaggaactgccagaaggtcttcggatctggacctcagtgtctgggtaaattgatgggggtggagatgctccttcaggtatactgagccaaggccatttagggctgtcaaggtcagcaccaacactttgaactgtgcttggaaacatactgagagccaatgtaggtctttcaggaccggtgttatatggtcttgctggccactcccagtcaccagtctagctgccgcattcaggattagttgaagtttccgggtcaccttcaaaggtagccccacgtagagcgcattgcaggagtccaagcaagagataactagagcatgcaccactctggctagatagtctgcaggcaggtagggtctcagcctgtgtaccagatggagctgataaacagctgcccctGGACACACAATTGACCTGCAAGCTACTTCTTCCACAGTTGCAAAACCAGTCGCTGGAGAGACCATAgtcaaagttttgctttttaaatgggtggcggggggagaaaggaataaagaaatgCAGGATGGGAAACAGGGAGAGGTAGAGAAGGGGAGCAGAGAAGTGAGtttctgcttttccagctgctctgggcCAGGGCCTCGTGCTTTAGATTTTAGGGAGATGTGAGTTTATATATAGCACACCTTGGCCGGCGAGAACAAAACATCACCTGCCCAGGCTTTTTCAGCGCGCTCAGCAACAGCGACCAAAGCCTGACCTGCCGCTGCCACGCTTCCTGGGGCACAGCCGTTTGTTAAAACTGTTCTGCTGGGGTTGCTCTGAGCACCTTTTTGGAGAGGTTTTGTTCCTGGCACAACAGCAGGGGCTCGGCTACAAAGGCCGGAGAGCAAGTCTTACTTCTACAGGCCCTTGCGgctggcaggtgtgtgtgtgtgtgtgtgtgtgtgtgtgtgtgtgtgtttctctccttTGATCTCTCTGACCTTCCGATGCCATGTTCTTCTGTGTCCCTGTTTGACCTCCAGGTGCGCACAGATGCCTCGGAGGTGGGAGCCAAGGAGAAGACTTTGCAATTCCAACAatcctcccacccccttttctatTTTTAACGAGATTAATGAGCATTCTCTGGGAGAGAATGTGGGGTGGAAGGGCCCCAACGAGGGAGGCTGGAGATCTCAGATTTCTtccggggggtggtggtggtggtggagagaaacctttaaaaaaaccaatagcaTTGCAATGCGAATGGGGTCGGTATTAAGGCTGCCCCtggggatagaatcatagagttggaagagaccacaagggccatccagtccaaccccctgccaagcaggaaacaccatcaaagcattcctgacagatggctgtcaagcctctgcttaaagacctccaaagaaggagactccaccacactccttggcagcaaattccactgtcaaacagctcttactgtcaggaagttcttcctaatgtataggtggaatcttctttcttgtagcttgaatccattgctccgtgtctgcttctctggagcagcagaaaacaatctttctccctcctctataagacatccttttatatatttgaacatggctatcatatcaccccttaaccttctcttctccaggctaaacatacccagctccctaagccgttcctcataaggcattgtttccaggcctttgaccattttggttgccctcctctggacacgttccagcttgtcaatatccttcttgaactgtggtgcccagaactggacacagtactccaggtgaggtctgaccagagcagaatacagtggtactatcacttcccttgatctagatgctatactcctattgatgcagcccagaattgcattggcttttttagctgctgcatcacactgttgactcatgtcaagtttgtggtctaccaagactcctagatccttttcacatgtactgctctcaagccaggtgtctcccatcctgtatttgtgcctttcatttttttttttttggcccaggtgtagtactttacatttctccttgtgaaaattcatcttgtttgctttggcccagttgtctaatctgttcaggtcattttgaagtgtgatcttgtcctctggggtattagccacccctcccaatttggtgtcatctgcaaacttgatcaggatgccctcaagcccatcatccaagtcattgataaagatgttgaacaagactgggcccaagactcTCGTTCCCCAAAAAGTACTGTTTGCAACactggtgctctccaggtgttttggactacaccccCAGGCAGCACAGCCGTATTGTTGTgaggtgtgtttttctttttttggggggggggagtcagttcggatgatgccctgagtcccttccaattatcATGGTCCTCTACCCTGCAATTCCTGCCTTGCAACGGATTAGATTATACGACtctttgggtctcttccaactctacagttctacaattctatgactaagGAGGTCTCAGGCTCACCTAAAGGGTGCTGACCTTTTTGAGGCAAAGGTGCAAGCGTGGCATGGGGGGTAGGAAGAAGAAACAATGTTGGGGGGCAGACTCAGGTGCGCTGGAGAACGCAGAGGGGCCTGGGGGGGGATAAGGAGGGGAGTTTGCATAATGCAATGAGGAATTGCACAGTTCTAATCTTTGCACAGTGAGGACCACTGCAGTCTTCCCTGAGCCTTCCTGGGAGGGGGGGATAGTGACCTACCTTTCATGTGTGATGGAGATCAAACAGATGAGTCCCTTTGTCTTTCCAAAGTacagaagaagctgccttttCATTTATGAAGGAATTTATTGAAAGCCATTTTGACCCTCTTTCTTCTGCCGAAAAGGCTCCCAGAGAGGCGTACAAAAGATCGTTTAGAAAAACAGCGAGACAGCCCCTGCCCGCAGGCTGACAATCTAAGAGACACAGcgcagaaaggaaggaaatgcCTGCACCAGCCATGGCCAgccggctgctgctgccttggactacaactcccatcagcctcagttccACGTGGCCAGGCTGGCTGACGAGAGCAGCTGTTCAAAAGCAGCGGGGAGGGGGCACATGGCCAGGTGAAAGGCCGGCCTGCTctgacgggcagcagctctccagcctcTCAGGACCAGAATGGTCTCCGCTGCTCCCCATCACAGGATTGCCTTTAAGTGGAGGTCTTGTTGGACGGGCTCCCCCACTGAGTGACGGGGTGGCCCCTCTACGGAGGGACTCTGCCAGGTTGAAATGAGAGCGGGGAACCTCAAGCAGCCACAAAACAGGCCCCTGTGGTCTGCGGCACCCAAAGAAagccctcccaccccccagccaGGTTCTGGTATTTCCTGGGGCTGCGGAGCTGGTTCTGCCATTTCTTGTGGTCCTTCTGAGACATGGCCCTCCTTGCCTGAGCCCTGTGGAGTTTATGAGGGCACTTCCTTGGAACTATGTGCCTATCAACACTATAAATGAAAAGCCGGGGGGGCTGTCGTGGCCTTTGGTACCTCCGTGGTCCTCCTCCCCATCTTATTAATCTGCAACTTCAAGGCTAGGCTACACCACTGCCTGCTCCAGGCCAGACCAGACGGCCCTTGAAGGTGCAacgcacaggaaactgcctttacaaaaatgtattttctgcCATCCTGGGGTCcttgaggaggaagggaggatataaattcataataataataataataataataataataataatagcataagaggttgccaatggcccatccagcccagcatcctgttctcacagtgaccagctgATGGGAGGccccaagcaggattcgaacacaagatctcccctcctgtggtttccagcaactgggattcagaagcatggctgtctccagctgtggaagcagagcagagccagcctggctagtggccattgatacctctctctctgcctgctgcCCTATTCCCAGCCaggcctgttgggggggggaacctatctagctcaatattgtttgcactggctggcagcagcttctccAAGGGTTTCAGGCTTTTCTCCGAGATCCCAGTGAGGTTTGAAGTCCAGGCCTTCTGCAGACAGATCAAATGCCTGCAGCGACAGCCGTTCCCCTTAATGCAAcgcaaggttctagtcctcatgcttcCGAAGGGCTGGTTGACACAGGAAGCCATGGCTCTGCACTGTAGGCATGAATGGCAGCTGCATTGCCAGAGATGCAGTTGGGAGCTGAACTCAGTCCCTTtggctctaccacagagctgGGCTGGGTCTCCCGGGTCAAAGCACCCCAGGCCCCCTCTCTTCCGCCAGCAGGGAGGCCCCCAACGTGGATTCTCTGCGGCCAGAATGGTGAAGCTGCAGAGCAGGAGCTGTTGGTACCGAAAGGGGGCTTAGGAGAAGCTAAGCAAGGAGGCGATTTTATCCATGGGCTCTGCTGCAAAGCCTTTCTAGCCAGGCCACGGGGTCATCCGCCAGCTGGGAGCCAGCAGCCTCCCTCAGTGGATCCAGGAAagcagcagggaccgagcacCTGGCAgagggatccccaccctccccccagatTCAAAATCCTTAGAAGAAGCCAGAAGCCGGCAGATGATGTCATTAGTGCAAATTAACATTTATAATGGTACGTTCTTTAATAGCATTTAAATAAGGCTTTGAATAATTACACGCACTAAAAACTAACATTCCAgaacctttcccccttcccccgcctGGAAGATGGGCCGAGGCGCTTTTCCTTATGCCGTGAGAAGTCCAAATCTGAGCTATTACATTCAAGAAGAAGTGACTTGGGGGGGTGGGGCTGTGTGGGGGATGAAAcaccccatcgttttgggaagtTTCATCGCGGTTTGCAAAGCCGCCTTGGTCCTTCTGGGTGAGCAAAAGAGGAAATGCAGCAAATGAAaatgggacaccccccccccagcaatggaAAGGAAGccacaacacccccaccccaccccccaaaaaaatccccatcTGGAACTCCTCACACTCCTGACCTTGGAGTAAAGGGAAGGAGCTCCGGCAACAAAAAGCAACAGAAGATCAACAGGGAAAAGAAGGttgcaaaaggaggaggaagagggggaagccAGGAAGTGTGGCTTCAAGTTTTCCTTAAAAGCTACACACAGGCCAGAAATgggcaggaaagggggaaattagcAGCAAACGAAACAGTAAGAAACTGCCCCATCCTGCAGAACCAGGAAGAAGTCTGTCTTTTGTCCTCCGCGAATCCAATCTAAGCtggatatgtttttttaaaaaaagattccaaaagggggagtgggagggagaggggcttgGGGTGGCGGTGAGCCAAAGCTCGAGTCTGAAATTGGGGTAGGGTGGGAGGCCGACCCTCAGAAGAACTTGTCGTCGATCCGGAAGTGCGGCCGCGTGACATCGTCCGGGTTGATGAAGACGGAGATGGACTTGCCCGGGTTCTCGGTGACCAGCTGCTGGAGCTTTTTGGCTAGCCGGTCGTCCGGCTGGCTGGGGTCTCCGCCGTCCGACTGCGGGGAggggatgctggtggcgctgcCCCTCCGCTGGAGCTCCAGGGTCAGCCGGTTAGCCGCCTTGACGTGCTCGATGGCAGTCCGGAGGTGCTCAGCCGGGTCCGAGCGCACCGAGGAGAGTTTGCGGGCGTGGAGCATGGCCGTCTCCTCGGACAGGTGCTCCAGCATGTTGCACTGGGGGATGAAGTAGTTGGGGCACATCTTGTTCACTAGGCAGTGCTGCAGGTCGTCAATGAGGCCCAGGAGGAAGTGGGCCGCGTAGTCCTCCTGCGCCAGGTAGCTGGCGGGCAGCCGGTCGCAGGCCCAGAGCATCATGCTGCGCAGGTGGTAGGGGCTGATGGCCTTGGGGCGCGAGAGCAGCTTGATGATGATGGCCTTGCACGCCTGGTAGGCCTGCATGAGGCTGCCGGAGATGCACTTCTTCAGCTGGACCTCACTGCGGGCAAAAGACAGCCGCCACTCGTTGTCCTTCCGCCCTTTGTAGGAGCAGGCGGGGACCAGGTAAAACCCGCTGATGACCTCCTCCTCGGTGATCTTCCCATCCCAGAAGTGGTTCTCCATCAGCCAGCTCTGGGCCACGGCCGGCCAGCCTTTGAAGGACACGACGGGGACAATGTCGTAGAGCATGCGGCTGCTGCCCACCCCCAGGATGATGGAGATGATGGTCCCGTTCTTCTCCACCTTCTCCACCCTGGGCATCCCCCTTTGGGGCTTCTTCTGGATCTCGGCCAGGACCACGCTGATGGAGTCGTGGAACCAGTCGGCCACCTTGGTGGGGGAGAAGAAGTAGTTGGTGGCGCCGTTGATGTGGTCCACGATGGTGCAGCAGTCCTTCCACTTGCTGATGGTGCCCTCGTCAAAGAGCCGCAGGCTCAGCCACGAGTGGCACAGGGCCGAGTGGCGCATGTCCAGGGTGACGGGCTGGTTGCGGTCGTGGAGCTTCAGGGCTGGCACCAGGAGGGTGAAGTCCATGTCGTAGTCGGTGCCGCGGGCGTAGATGTTCAGGTCATCCAAGTCCAGGTCCACCACGCCTTCCCGGACACCCCCAGAGAGGAGCAAGTACTCATTGGCAACTGGGAGCTTTTGGTCTAGTTTCTGCACCATGCCtgcaaagagagaggaggaggagttcagAAGGAGGTAGAGCAGGGCATCCTCAGCCTAAGATGGCAGCGGAAAGACCTGATGCCTTTCAAGAGCTCACCCTTGTAGGGAGAATTAAAGTATGTCATGGGAAAGAAAGTAAGAAAAGGTACCATggaaaggggagaaggggagtcaatgtgaattgtgtatttttttatttgaaatgttaCTGTTTCAAGTCTAAATGAAAAGGAATTTAAAGGAGAGAGTTTTAACCCTTATGCTGGAGAGGGTGTCT containing:
- the MB21D2 gene encoding nucleotidyltransferase MB21D2 — encoded protein: MAAPPLAAKAGSGAAPGPGRAPSSSSGGSSVSSSAAAAFPELDFRSGARVEELNRLIQEFTRHDQREYDDQRALEIHTAKDFIFSMLGMVQKLDQKLPVANEYLLLSGGVREGVVDLDLDDLNIYARGTDYDMDFTLLVPALKLHDRNQPVTLDMRHSALCHSWLSLRLFDEGTISKWKDCCTIVDHINGATNYFFSPTKVADWFHDSISVVLAEIQKKPQRGMPRVEKVEKNGTIISIILGVGSSRMLYDIVPVVSFKGWPAVAQSWLMENHFWDGKITEEEVISGFYLVPACSYKGRKDNEWRLSFARSEVQLKKCISGSLMQAYQACKAIIIKLLSRPKAISPYHLRSMMLWACDRLPASYLAQEDYAAHFLLGLIDDLQHCLVNKMCPNYFIPQCNMLEHLSEETAMLHARKLSSVRSDPAEHLRTAIEHVKAANRLTLELQRRGSATSIPSPQSDGGDPSQPDDRLAKKLQQLVTENPGKSISVFINPDDVTRPHFRIDDKFF